The Deltaproteobacteria bacterium sequence GTGGGCCGATCCCAGCCGTTCGTCGAAGATCAGCTCGTCCTTCTCGTGCTCCCAGATAGCCCGCTTCACGTCCAGGGGCGCCTTGCCCGCCGCCACCGCCCAGCAGTCGCGCCGGCTCTTGATGTAGTGGGGGTAGTGGAGATCGAGGATGGCCTGGCGCGCCGCGGTGAGGCGCACCCCGAAGATCCGCCGGTATTCGGCGCTCTCGAAATGCCGGTTGACCATCTCGTCGACGACGGTGCGGGCCTTCGTCCACTCGCTCATGGGTCACCTCCGTTCCGGCCGTTCCCGCCCCACGGCCGGGCCGTGCCGGGAGGGTTGGGCTCGGGAGACACGCGTGCGCTCAGACGGGCCAGCCGTGCTCGGAGACGTCCACGCGGTTGTCCTCGGGATCGGTGATCCAGCTCTCCGCGATGGCGCCGTAGGTGTTGGCGCTGGCGGTGGCCTGCGTCGAATCCTCCACCGCCTTGACGCTGTCCACCACGAAGCCGAAGTGGTGGATGCCGTAGGGCAGGTTCGGACTGCTGATCAGGGCCACGTCGACGTACCCGTCGGAGAGGTAGATGGTGCCGTTGGGCCCCCGGCTCTTCTCCTCCAGGCCGAAATGCTCCTTGTAGTATTCCGCCACCTTGTCGCGGTCGTGAGTGTTGATGGCGATGTGCCGTATCCTGGGCCGTGCCATGGGATTTCTCCTTCCTGACGACTCCCCTCGAAGGGACTATGTGGTGTCTGGTTCAGTTTCCGATAATGTTCCTGAGCTTCGCCTTGACCGCGGGCGAGGCGGCCAGCACCTGTTTCACCTGGGCCGCGACGTCCCCCGCCGGTACGTGATTGATGGTCATCCTGGTCTTCTTGGCGAGGGCCAGAA is a genomic window containing:
- a CDS encoding VOC family protein, coding for MARPRIRHIAINTHDRDKVAEYYKEHFGLEEKSRGPNGTIYLSDGYVDVALISSPNLPYGIHHFGFVVDSVKAVEDSTQATASANTYGAIAESWITDPEDNRVDVSEHGWPV